From Brassica rapa cultivar Chiifu-401-42 chromosome A06, CAAS_Brap_v3.01, whole genome shotgun sequence:
GAGACCTAGAAACACTTTCATGATGATTAGTCTTATGATCTCTCTTTAGGGGAAGCACAAAATAGACTTTGACCTTCGACCAACAACCAGGCAGACACCAAAACAAAGATGATGACTTAGAGAGAGATATAGAGAATTTAAGCGTTAAGGACAATGAAAGgtgatttaataaaatatctacTGAATATACTGATTATGAGAAGTATACATCATTTTAGGAAAAAAggggaaaaagaaaagaaaagtatatTTTCTCTAGGTTCATTTATAACGTACAATAGAAAAGGAAATTGACGAACTACCATTATGCATGGGGAGATATCCGGGGGCCTCTCCGGTTGTTGCATAACGCAACTTTGGTAATCATGCATTTAACGCATTTCTGTTAATGTTAATTATTCGTAGATTTGGTTGAtattctagatttttttagGACCCAAAATCACAACACTTCATCACTTTTgtaatttttcctttttatttatgtaGATTTGGTTTAATTTATAGATTACTATATTCTGTTAACATATTTGGGACATGTGTCGCCTGTAAAATCCTGATGTATACTATttctataatttacatattGATGAGTCACAATTTTAAATGGGGTTTGTCACATCTTGATGAAACATTTCAAAGTTAAGTAATATAATGCTATTGTTATTGCTGacaatacaaaagaaaaatataacttttaaacGGTAATTCTGTTGTACACGACTGAAACGGCCATTATAAAGTCTTtggtttgaatttttatttaacaatCGTTTTGACTATGATCCTTACTGGTACACTGGTGACTGCGGAATGAAACTTTTAGTGTTAAGGTAATAATTTgtctacaaaaacaaaatattactgTAGTATTATAGTATACTGCGTGGTTGTGTGACTTCTGATATGTGTGAGTTGATGACCAAACAGAAGAAGATGAATTGAATATTACGATGAAAGGTGGGATATGTCTTCCCATTATAGTTTTCTCTTTTCACAAGGTAACTAAAAGTATAAGTCATTAACCAACGCTTGTGGTCTAGTGGTCTagtggtgatttttttttgttactagtCTAGTGGTAATTAATACGGTAAAGCTATTTAGATTCTAGTTTTGGCCAttggaaaattaaaatttcggcATCAGCAAAGATAGGAAACTGATACGTAAGTTGAAAACATAGACTGTTAACACTTGAATAGTCTAGATTCACTTCGACGGAGATCAGAATACCCtgtataatttcaaaaaaaaaaaaagtataaatcaTTTGTAGTGATAACTTTTTCGATAggttatttgtttgttttgtcgATTTCGCACATGATGtgatattttgtttgaatttgaaaCGTTGTATATCTCGGTTTACTATTCAAAACAACTAAAAGATTTTCATCGgaaaataaatttaagaaaatttgaaaagtgaggaaaagaaaagaaaattaaagagTCAacattaatttgtttattttaagaaaatacattTGTAAAATGGAACGTTGGAACCACGCGCCCCCAATTTCTCTCCCAACCCTAACTTTCGAAAACCTTTTCTTCTTGGATCCGATCGCCTCTCCGGCGCGTTCGGCGCTGTGAGAGGGCTCTTGCCGACCCCGCCATATCCAAATCCATCTCCGGCGTGAAGGTTTGTCGGTGAGTGACTCTGTTTTGGGTCGTCGTCTTCGCAGAGGACGTCGTTAGATTCGTCGAAGCTAAGAGGGTTTTTGTGTTGTGGTGCCTCTAGCGACTGTGCCGCCGCTTCATCCCCCTCACCACCGAAGCAATCTTCTCTCCCGACACATAAATCTTTTCGCAGGACTGGAAGACAAGGTCGCTTCTTTGCCGCTACCTTCAAAGGCTATCCGGGTACGCGTCGTTTGAGCTAGAGGTCTCGGGACCTCGGACTGAATGCGATAGGGTCATCTCTGTCACTCCGTTGAGTCAAGATTAGGCGATTAGCTATTGAGTGATGCATTAACTTAGTTCCTCTCCCTTCCTTTGTTGTTGGTATTGGCGCTTCTTGGTATTATGGATTGGCATTGCAGGTTTAAATGAGTTGGGTTGTGGAGGTTCTTCGTTTCCTTGGATCTCCGGGTAACACTTTGCAGTTGGAGGAGGTAGTAAGACTCGGGAGGTGGTGATGCTGCCCCTTTCTCTGTACCGACTTAGAGGGCGAGTGCGGTAGAGTTAGTTGAGCGCTATTAAGCACCCGTAGTGTGTGTTGTCCTGTATTTTGCTGAATCCGAGTTTAGTTCTTTCCCAGCCCGGACCTTGAGGACAGTCCTTGAGCGGGATTGTTTCTGTCTCTCGGAGTAAAGCAAGTTGTGCAGGCAGCCGTTGAATCCGCTTCCTACTAGTGTTGTGTTCCTTGTGTTCTAGTTTCTCGGGTCTCTCCTTTCAAGCCCGTCTCGGCTCAACCATCCATCCGGATACTACAAGTTTGTATCGATACTTGAAGTCCTGTTCGTTCCAAAGCAGAACGGTTTCAAGTTCGATTGATTTCTGCTTCCatgttttttactttttttgccTTGGAAGTATGTTTTAGAGGATTTACAGTTTGTTCAATGCATCTTGTAAACCTCAACAGTTCATTTCTGaaatgatatttacaatttagcaaaaaagagaaaatacaTTAATTTGTTTGTGAGCTGAAGTAGCCACCGATGTTGAATGACAAGCAACAAGCAACGAGTTACATGCATGCCACTCCTAAAGAAGACATATCTTCTAATGTAGCTAGTTGCCAATAAGCTACTTGACTGTTTATTGTATTAGTTCCCATGCATAACAAGATAATTCATACGGAACTTTATGGTAATTTATGTTAAATACAAAGGAATTTTGTTAGTAACTATATTCTATTTTAACTCCGTATAACGTGATTGCTTATTGAAGATGTAATTTCTTACGGTGTTCTGATGTAGTTTGTGATGTGCTATAAGACGTGTGTCAAGACATATGTCTAGAAGTTGACCATTAATTGGTTCTTGATTAGATAAGAACATGTTTATGGTGATAATGTTTTGTTGAATGGCTTAGATAAACCGTCGAAGAAGCGCGAGAGAAACTAGGTTTGGGTGCGCAAGGACGATCGAGCAGCCAACCGCTACCGTTAGACGACCAACCAACAAACGCTTTTCAGAAAGTCAAGGTTTGTGTTTTGTGAATCTTAAATGCTTAACTAAGGAAAGTTACTAAAAAGGGTATGTTTCCTTGCAGCAAGAGAAGGCAAAGCAAGAGTGCAAGACGATGGACTTTCAGACTTAAGTGACATTTTGGGTGATCTTAAAGGCATGGCCATTGATACGGGATCCGAGCTCGACAAGTCAGATAACACACATACATACGTAGTTTCATACATTTTTTATACGTAGAATACTTGTAATTATGATTATTGCGGGGAAATTGCAGGCAAAACAAGGCTCTTGATCATCTTGACCACGATATTGATGAGCTTAACTCTCGTGTTAAAGGAGCTAATCAACGGGCATATCAATTGCTTTCCAAATAAACAACTTAACAGAAagaaaaaattactattttccTATACATGTTTGCTCTCTTTACGTTTGTACAGTTAAAAGTTTAGTTCTTTGTTCATCCTTTGCTATAAAAATTGTCAATATTGTTACTCATTTGATTTGATTTCTTCTATAAGCAGTTTTCAGTTATTGATTCTAGTTATGTTTAATCGATTCAAATCCAATCACTGATGTAAACTTGTCTCCACCAAGTTAAGAATAAAAACCTTAACAGATTGATCCATATGCTATATTACTTGGTTTCACTTTGGTTACAAATATTCTTTAAccgtaagaaaaaaaactaaactaaaatcGAACATAAACCTCGTTTGGACATTATTCATCAATTCAATTATCTATAAAGAAGTTTTGTAGCAAGACAATtcaatgatttaaaatatagtacaaaatgaaataaaactaCAAAAGTTTATCAAATGCTAATAGAAAATTATAGTATAAGAGAATATGTTATTTGTTCTATAtccaaaatcaaataaaatgatGAACTCTATATTTACACCAAAAAGGCCTTTCGGGCTGTAACATCGTAGAGTGATTCTCTGACAATTCTTCAAACTTGCAAGAATCAGTATTATTATAATGTACTAAAACTTATGCTTTCTTGCCGTGGGGAAGAAGACACTATACACACTAAATAAATTCACTTGTTTAATATCATATCTCCTCGCTCTTGACTGGGATCCAACGGTTACGAGCTGAAGATCCTTTCTTCACCCCCGTAAAATACCCAGCAACGAAACCTAAAACCATACCCATAACCATCAAGCCTGCTGCCTTGACAAACCACGAGCCATCAGATTCAGATTTCCCCACAAGTGTTGCAGATGTAGGAACGTTCTGAACGTTTGAGCTCTCAGTATCGTCTTTACTCCCACTGGTTACTTCCACAGGCGCAGGAGCGGCCGCAGTATCTGAGCTTTGAGCATCGTCTTTGCTCCCGCTGATTACTTCACCAGTCGCTAACATCTCAACCGTATCGTGAACTTCTCCATCGTGGTTACCCACAAACGAAACAGTGAGCTTGTCTTTGTTTGCAACTAGACGAGTGTACCCAAACTCACCCGTGCGGTACATCGACTCTTCAGGCTGAGGGAATATAGGAAGATCCGGATGGTTCGGTCTAACCGCCCAAACCGATTGCCAATCTTGACCACCCATACCGACCACAAGATGAACCGGGCTTCCTTTCCACAGTTTCCCACAAGTGTTGTTGCTTATCGGACAAAACCTTTCGTATCTATGAACATGTCCCCATATAGCAAGTGTGACTTCGTTCTTCACGAAGAGCGGTTCTAAATGCTCCAACATCTTTTGTCTAATCGTTGTGTCTCTAACCTCGTTGCTCGTGGTGTACATCGGTCTGTGCCCTTGGACAACAACGAACGGAGTCTTGTTCCTGTCCACAGACTCGAGATCTCGCTTTATGTACTCGTACTGAGTCCCTCCTTCAAGAAAGTTCGTCTCGGTAGATATGGAAAGGAAATGGACCGACCCTGCATCATAAGAGTAGTATAGATTCCTTGTCACAGGAGCATTGGTTCCCGTGAGTTCTGTTGAGTTCCCAGGCATGTTGAACTTCAAACTATACGGCACACCACACTCACCACCACCATCGTTTCCGTAAGTAGAAGCTGCCCAATCAGGCTTCCAAGGCTGAGCGGGAAAATCATACTCGTGGTTACCAATGCAAACATGGTAAGGAACTTTGGAGGCAATA
This genomic window contains:
- the LOC103872084 gene encoding probable inactive purple acid phosphatase 2; this translates as MILNFSIFFTLFLSIFTSSANAEATLSVSPTTLKRSGDNVTIQWSDVDSPSDLDWLGIYSPPDSPHDHFIGYKFLNASSTSKSGYGSITLPLTNLRSDYTFRIFRWTQSEIDTKHLDHDQNPLPGTKHLLAESEKVTFGSAVDKAEQIHLAYENKPNRMQVTFVAGDGDERFVRYGETKDLLGNSAAARGIRYDREQMCNAPANSSIGWRDPGWIFHTVLKNLNPAVRNYYQIGSEAKGWSDIYSFISRDMYAQETRAFIFGDMGCATPYKTFIRTQQESKSTVKWILRDIEALGDKPSFISHIGDISYARGYSWVWDEFFAQIEPIASKVPYHVCIGNHEYDFPAQPWKPDWAASTYGNDGGGECGVPYSLKFNMPGNSTELTGTNAPVTRNLYYSYDAGSVHFLSISTETNFLEGGTQYEYIKRDLESVDRNKTPFVVVQGHRPMYTTSNEVRDTTIRQKMLEHLEPLFVKNEVTLAIWGHVHRYERFCPISNNTCGKLWKGSPVHLVVGMGGQDWQSVWAVRPNHPDLPIFPQPEESMYRTGEFGYTRLVANKDKLTVSFVGNHDGEVHDTVEMLATGEVISGSKDDAQSSDTAAAPAPVEVTSGSKDDTESSNVQNVPTSATLVGKSESDGSWFVKAAGLMVMGMVLGFVAGYFTGVKKGSSARNRWIPVKSEEI
- the LOC103872214 gene encoding putative SNAP25 homologous protein SNAP30, giving the protein MLNDKQQATSYMHATPKEDISSNINRRRSARETRFGCARTIEQPTATVRRPTNKRFSESQAREGKARVQDDGLSDLSDILGDLKGMAIDTGSELDKQNKALDHLDHDIDELNSRVKGANQRAYQLLSK